Proteins encoded within one genomic window of Polaribacter sp. NJDZ03:
- the rpoN gene encoding RNA polymerase factor sigma-54, with product MLKQSLQYKLLQKLSPQQIQLMKLIQLPTQAFEERLKQEIEENPALDTGKDDADSIDDDLSNEYDDAGTEKIEAEDINIDDYLSDDEIPSYKTQANNYSADDEEKNVPYASGTSFHQSLKNQLSTYTFNDEELAIAEFLVGSIDDSGYIRRDIIDLVDDLAFTENVFTTEEKVISILKKVVHTLDPIGVGARDLKECLIIQLKRKESNKIRSLAIEILETAFDHFVKKHYKKLQEKFTISEEELKEVNKEISKLNPKPGSSYAGNNKIAEQIVPDFSIKLIDGELDLVLNSRNAPELHISREYNNMLKGYQEATVKSKSQKDAVFFIKQKLDSAKWFIDAIKQRQQTLLVTMNTIMHYQYDYFLTGDERKLKPMILKDIADKINMDVSTVSRVANSKYVSTPYGTKLIKEFFSESMKNDQGEDVSTKEIKKILETVILEENKKKPLTDEKLAAILKEKGYPIARRTVAKYREQLDLPVARLRKEI from the coding sequence ATGCTAAAACAAAGTTTACAATACAAGCTATTACAGAAATTATCTCCACAACAGATACAGTTGATGAAGTTAATTCAATTGCCTACGCAAGCTTTTGAGGAACGTCTAAAACAAGAAATTGAAGAAAATCCGGCATTAGATACTGGTAAGGATGATGCTGATTCTATAGATGATGATTTATCGAATGAATATGATGATGCTGGAACAGAAAAAATAGAGGCAGAAGACATCAATATAGATGATTATTTAAGTGATGACGAAATACCGAGTTATAAAACTCAGGCTAATAATTACTCTGCAGATGATGAAGAGAAAAATGTACCTTATGCCAGTGGTACTAGTTTTCATCAATCTTTAAAAAATCAATTAAGTACCTATACTTTTAATGATGAAGAACTCGCTATTGCCGAGTTTTTAGTGGGAAGTATAGATGATAGTGGCTATATTAGAAGAGATATTATAGACTTGGTAGACGATTTAGCTTTTACAGAAAACGTTTTTACCACAGAAGAAAAAGTTATTTCTATTCTAAAAAAGGTTGTCCACACTTTAGATCCTATTGGAGTTGGAGCTAGAGATTTAAAAGAATGCTTAATTATTCAATTAAAGAGAAAAGAAAGTAACAAAATTAGAAGTTTAGCCATAGAAATTCTAGAGACTGCTTTTGATCATTTTGTAAAAAAACATTATAAAAAATTACAAGAAAAGTTTACTATTTCTGAAGAAGAATTAAAAGAAGTAAATAAAGAAATCTCTAAACTAAACCCTAAACCAGGAAGTTCTTATGCTGGTAATAATAAGATAGCAGAACAAATTGTTCCAGATTTTTCAATAAAATTGATTGATGGAGAATTAGATTTAGTTTTAAATTCTAGAAATGCTCCAGAATTACATATCTCTAGAGAGTATAACAATATGCTTAAAGGCTATCAAGAAGCTACTGTAAAAAGTAAGTCTCAAAAAGATGCTGTATTCTTTATAAAACAAAAATTAGATTCGGCAAAATGGTTTATTGATGCTATTAAACAGCGTCAGCAAACACTTTTAGTTACCATGAATACAATTATGCACTATCAGTATGATTATTTTTTAACAGGTGATGAGCGAAAGCTAAAACCAATGATTTTAAAAGATATTGCAGATAAAATTAATATGGATGTTTCAACTGTTTCTAGGGTTGCAAATAGCAAATATGTATCTACTCCTTATGGCACAAAGTTAATTAAAGAATTCTTTTCTGAATCTATGAAAAACGATCAGGGAGAAGATGTATCTACCAAAGAGATAAAAAAGATTTTAGAAACGGTAATTTTAGAAGAAAATAAAAAGAAACCTTTAACGGATGAAAAGCTAGCTGCTATTTTAAAGGAAAAAGGATATCCAATAGCAAGAAGAACAGTTGCAAAATATAGAGAACAGCTAGATTTACCCGTAGCTCGTTTACGTAAAGAGATTTAA
- a CDS encoding response regulator — MFQKVLVVEDLDVINSGIKIALEEIGIKEVDFVSYCDDAYAKIKNASLNNEPYHLIISDLSFKYDGTHQELKSGEELLKKIRKEFIDLKIIVFSVEDRPYKIQHLYKNLKIDGFVWKSRSGLKELKNAMNAILTTNQFYISPELNTTVHPKQVVEVTDFDVFLIASISKGLLQTEISKNLKKIGCFPSSISAIEKRLKFLKEHFNANNPAHLVAIAKDFGLV, encoded by the coding sequence ATGTTTCAAAAAGTTTTGGTTGTAGAAGATCTGGATGTTATTAATAGCGGAATTAAAATAGCCTTAGAAGAAATAGGAATAAAAGAAGTAGATTTTGTTTCGTATTGTGATGACGCGTATGCTAAAATTAAAAATGCTTCCTTAAATAATGAGCCTTACCATTTAATTATTTCTGATTTATCTTTTAAATACGATGGAACTCACCAAGAATTAAAATCAGGAGAAGAGTTATTAAAAAAGATTAGGAAAGAATTTATAGATTTAAAAATTATTGTTTTTTCTGTTGAAGATAGACCCTATAAAATTCAGCATTTGTATAAGAATCTAAAAATTGATGGATTTGTTTGGAAGAGTAGAAGTGGATTAAAAGAATTAAAAAATGCTATGAATGCAATTTTAACTACAAATCAGTTTTATATTTCACCAGAATTAAATACCACCGTTCACCCAAAGCAAGTGGTTGAGGTTACCGATTTTGATGTATTTTTAATAGCATCGATTTCTAAGGGTTTATTGCAAACAGAAATAAGTAAAAACCTGAAAAAAATAGGGTGTTTTCCCTCTAGTATAAGTGCTATAGAAAAAAGATTAAAGTTTTTAAAGGAACATTTTAATGCTAATAATCCTGCACATTTAGTTGCTATTGCTAAAGATTTTGGGTTGGTGTAA
- a CDS encoding Ig-like domain-containing protein has product MKYLQFILFLSLIFNSCIEDDIIADNQTEILSFNNTIAELGIKNTHLYNTKYTNNIGEVTTPVINWNSSNSNIISVSNTGLLTALSIGESVITASVTTENGSIITNENNIAVIAVAKKLTINNVIEEIIISNTHQYTANYTDKLGEIEDLKVSWNSSDNSIITVTNEGLITAISEGLATITASTTTADGEIINTEDTVTAVTIDERISINNPIIELNINNTHQYTSTYTNSLGETETPTITWQSSNTNILTVSNTGLITAIAAGEAVITATVNSSNNTLTTQDTVSVIGNATQKKSGTLKTSSSYELRGDFILKEIPNTNDLELIISENYKASERLPGLYLYFTNNINTVANAKEIQKVTVFKGTHTYIIKNTGINDFTHLLYWCKPFGIEVGNGEIK; this is encoded by the coding sequence ATGAAATATTTACAATTTATTCTATTCCTTTCACTCATTTTTAATAGCTGTATTGAAGATGATATTATTGCAGATAATCAAACAGAAATATTAAGTTTTAACAATACCATTGCAGAACTTGGTATAAAAAACACACACCTATACAACACTAAATACACCAATAATATAGGTGAAGTAACAACTCCAGTAATTAATTGGAATAGCAGTAATTCTAACATTATATCTGTTTCTAACACTGGCTTACTTACAGCACTATCCATAGGAGAATCTGTAATTACCGCTTCTGTAACAACAGAAAATGGAAGTATTATTACAAATGAAAATAATATAGCAGTTATAGCTGTTGCTAAAAAACTAACAATAAATAATGTTATTGAAGAAATAATTATTTCTAACACACACCAATACACTGCAAATTATACAGATAAACTTGGCGAGATAGAAGATTTAAAAGTGTCTTGGAATAGTTCTGACAATTCTATTATTACAGTTACTAACGAAGGTCTAATTACTGCAATTAGTGAAGGTTTAGCAACCATTACAGCAAGTACTACAACAGCAGACGGAGAAATAATAAATACAGAAGATACAGTAACGGCAGTAACCATAGACGAGCGCATAAGTATTAACAACCCAATAATAGAGTTAAACATAAACAATACACACCAATATACCTCAACTTATACAAACAGTCTTGGAGAAACAGAGACGCCTACTATTACTTGGCAAAGCTCTAACACAAACATATTAACCGTTTCTAATACTGGTTTAATAACTGCAATTGCAGCGGGAGAAGCTGTTATTACAGCAACAGTAAATTCTTCTAATAATACTCTTACAACACAAGATACAGTAAGTGTTATTGGTAATGCAACTCAAAAAAAATCAGGAACTTTAAAAACATCAAGTAGTTATGAACTTAGAGGAGATTTTATTTTAAAAGAAATACCAAACACAAATGATTTAGAGTTAATAATTAGTGAAAACTACAAAGCATCAGAAAGACTACCTGGTTTATACTTATACTTTACCAATAATATAAATACAGTAGCAAATGCTAAAGAAATACAAAAAGTCACGGTTTTTAAAGGAACCCATACTTACATTATAAAAAATACAGGTATTAATGATTTTACACATTTATTATATTGGTGTAAACCATTTGGTATAGAAGTAGGAAATGGAGAAATTAAATAA
- a CDS encoding RagB/SusD family nutrient uptake outer membrane protein, protein MKTYIKIIFGLFFIFASCDEDILEVSSTTQISSETFWQTESDVRLGLNGIYNRFSALEQNYIYFDVMSDNAYNNYPWEGYKAIADGTHDASGPGAISWIWADCFRGIGRANVLLENIETMDGLNSDFKNSTMGEALFFRAFFYFTLTDFYGGVPLILESPKLEHGQLPRDSKEVVITQVLADLNAAAALLPENQSEVGKITKGAAKALKSRVLLYNSRWGEAATAAQEVMGMGYSLFPNYRDLFREVNENNKEVIFDAQYISPEQGNFMELYLGSYTIGGWSSVVPLQNMVDEYEMIDGNSIDESILFDPSNPYENRDPRLKQTISVPGATLNGIVNHVGEFGGFCFKKYTEYDEFDVVSATPYPTQSGLNAIIIRYAEILLTYAEAKNEASGPDATVYAAINEIRARPSVNMPPLPSGLTKEEMRQAIRHERRVELLLEGTRYSDIRRWGIAEDVLNGLTDAGGTRVFNPSRDYLFPIPSGEFDIEGTKLEQNPGY, encoded by the coding sequence ATGAAAACATATATAAAAATTATTTTTGGGCTATTCTTTATTTTTGCTTCTTGTGATGAAGACATTCTAGAGGTTAGTTCTACAACTCAGATATCTTCTGAAACATTTTGGCAAACAGAGTCTGATGTTCGTTTAGGTTTAAACGGAATTTATAACAGATTCAGTGCTTTAGAGCAAAATTATATTTATTTTGATGTAATGTCAGATAATGCATACAACAATTATCCATGGGAAGGTTATAAAGCTATAGCTGATGGAACACATGACGCCAGTGGTCCAGGAGCAATTTCTTGGATATGGGCAGATTGTTTTAGAGGTATAGGAAGGGCTAATGTTCTTTTAGAAAATATTGAAACTATGGATGGGCTTAATTCTGATTTTAAAAACTCAACCATGGGAGAAGCTTTGTTTTTTAGAGCCTTTTTCTACTTTACTTTAACAGATTTTTATGGAGGTGTACCTCTAATTTTAGAAAGTCCAAAATTAGAACATGGTCAATTACCAAGAGATTCAAAAGAAGTAGTGATTACACAGGTATTGGCAGATTTAAATGCTGCAGCTGCCTTACTACCAGAAAATCAATCTGAAGTAGGTAAAATTACAAAAGGAGCTGCTAAGGCTTTAAAATCTAGGGTTTTATTGTATAATAGTAGGTGGGGGGAAGCAGCTACTGCCGCACAAGAAGTAATGGGCATGGGGTATTCGCTATTTCCTAATTATAGAGACTTATTTCGTGAAGTAAATGAAAATAATAAAGAGGTTATTTTTGATGCACAATATATATCTCCAGAACAAGGTAATTTTATGGAATTATATCTTGGTAGCTATACTATAGGAGGTTGGTCATCTGTTGTTCCATTACAAAACATGGTTGATGAATATGAAATGATAGATGGAAATTCCATAGATGAGTCAATATTATTCGACCCAAGTAATCCTTATGAAAATAGGGATCCAAGGTTAAAACAAACAATATCTGTTCCTGGAGCTACACTTAATGGAATTGTAAATCATGTTGGTGAATTTGGAGGATTTTGTTTTAAAAAATATACAGAATATGATGAGTTTGATGTAGTGTCAGCTACTCCTTATCCTACTCAATCTGGACTTAATGCAATTATAATTAGATATGCAGAAATATTATTAACTTATGCTGAAGCAAAAAATGAAGCTTCAGGACCAGATGCTACTGTTTATGCAGCTATTAATGAAATTAGAGCGAGACCATCTGTTAATATGCCACCATTACCGTCTGGTTTAACTAAAGAAGAAATGAGACAAGCAATAAGACATGAACGTAGAGTTGAGTTACTTCTTGAAGGGACACGATATTCTGATATTAGACGATGGGGAATTGCAGAAGACGTTTTAAATGGATTAACAGACGCGGGAGGAACAAGGGTTTTTAATCCAAGTAGAGATTATTTATTCCCAATTCCTTCAGGTGAGTTTGATATTGAGGGTACAAAATTAGAACAAAACCCTGGCTATTAA
- a CDS encoding TonB-dependent receptor, with amino-acid sequence MKAKIFKIFILLAIFTVSLGFAQNNSVSGKVTTSDDGMPFPGVNVFVKGSQLGATTDFDGNFTIANADPNGILVFSHVGFKTLEIAINNKRTFSVLMEEDASQLDEIVIVGYGTQKKINLTGSISTVKLDDAENRPIANASQALAGKAAGVTVTQNSGQPGADGASIKIRGVGTLGNSNPLVMIDGIRGSLGNVNVSDIESITVLKDAASAAIYGSRAANGVILVTTKKGKSGKFTVNYDGYTGVQTATYLADYVTNSAEYMELLNLAKFNESPGSTPEFTADQINAFRTGTNSDLYPNTNWNDDLYRSAQITSHNLSVRGGSEKTTYSFSLGHLNQDGILLGTNTKQYTARLNLDTKVSDKFSTSLKISGRHDDVNQPVAGSSTVIGWINRASPMQNPRLADGSYGFPWLAFPSATQALAGALEGKNNTSWDNLMVNLSGEYEFIEGLKLKSTVGVRTSHSLQKVFRPLVELVNPSDGSTTSLSVGGNPLSAWNGYSNSRDITFVTTLNYNKTIAENHNFTGLVGFNQETNKYQVLQASKDGIPSNALQEISAGAIDPTAQGYTVNFGLQSFFGRLTYDFNSKYLFEANVRYDGTSNFAEGNRWGLFPSFSAGWNISNESFMDEVDFIDNLKLRASWGQLGNQAIAAGQYSSIYSLGQNYSYGGSLVSGAAQTNLSNPNVTWETSTQTDIGVDLTALNGKLGIVADYYIKDTDDILRGVAVSTVVGGLSPPTVNLASVQNKGFEFLVNYKDNVGDFEYGASINLTTINNKVTKLPTPQIGSRRLVEGSSINEWFAIKMLGIFQEGDDIANSAQPTAQPGDIRFEDFNEDGKIDNDDRQAAGQSIPDLIYGFDLSLAYKGFDFSMLWQGVEGIKAITEEEQKPFFNNAGIPKFWAENSWTPENPSNQYPRLVRSSNYVNNIWRFSDFLLEDASFLRLKNVQLGYSLPTQLLDKLKLDKLRIYVNTTNPLTITKYRGLDPEKNPAAGRGSYSNVQVLSLGVNISL; translated from the coding sequence ATGAAAGCAAAAATATTTAAAATTTTTATTTTACTTGCAATTTTTACTGTTAGCCTGGGTTTTGCTCAGAATAATAGTGTTAGTGGTAAAGTAACAACTTCGGATGATGGAATGCCATTTCCTGGAGTTAATGTATTCGTTAAAGGTTCTCAATTGGGAGCAACTACCGATTTTGACGGTAACTTTACAATAGCTAATGCCGATCCTAATGGTATTTTAGTTTTTAGTCATGTTGGGTTTAAGACACTTGAAATAGCTATTAATAACAAAAGAACATTTTCTGTTTTAATGGAAGAAGATGCTTCGCAATTAGATGAAATTGTTATTGTTGGGTACGGAACACAGAAAAAAATTAACTTAACAGGTTCAATTTCAACAGTAAAACTAGACGATGCTGAAAATAGACCTATTGCCAATGCTAGTCAGGCACTTGCAGGTAAAGCAGCAGGTGTAACGGTTACTCAAAACTCTGGCCAACCAGGTGCAGATGGAGCTAGCATTAAAATTAGAGGAGTAGGTACTTTAGGAAATAGTAATCCATTAGTAATGATTGATGGAATTAGAGGAAGTTTGGGAAATGTAAATGTATCAGATATTGAATCAATTACGGTTTTAAAAGATGCAGCATCCGCAGCAATTTATGGATCAAGAGCAGCAAATGGTGTTATATTGGTAACAACCAAAAAGGGTAAATCTGGAAAATTTACTGTTAATTATGATGGATATACAGGTGTTCAAACAGCTACATACTTAGCAGATTATGTTACAAATTCTGCAGAATATATGGAACTGTTAAATCTTGCAAAATTTAATGAGAGTCCAGGCTCTACTCCAGAATTTACAGCAGACCAAATAAATGCATTTAGAACTGGAACAAATTCTGATTTATATCCAAACACAAATTGGAACGATGATTTATATAGAAGTGCACAAATTACCAGTCATAATTTAAGTGTACGTGGAGGTAGTGAAAAAACAACTTATTCTTTTTCACTTGGGCATCTTAACCAAGATGGTATTTTATTAGGTACCAATACCAAACAATATACAGCGAGGTTAAATTTAGATACAAAAGTATCTGATAAGTTTAGCACTTCCTTAAAAATTTCAGGAAGACATGACGATGTAAATCAACCCGTAGCAGGGTCGAGTACCGTAATAGGTTGGATAAACAGGGCATCACCAATGCAAAACCCGCGTTTAGCTGACGGAAGTTATGGATTTCCATGGTTAGCTTTCCCTAGTGCTACACAAGCATTAGCAGGTGCATTAGAAGGTAAAAATAATACGAGTTGGGATAATTTAATGGTAAACTTATCTGGTGAATATGAATTTATTGAAGGATTAAAGTTAAAAAGTACTGTAGGAGTAAGAACGTCTCATAGTTTACAAAAAGTATTTAGACCTTTAGTTGAACTAGTAAACCCTTCTGATGGTTCTACAACTAGCTTAAGTGTTGGTGGTAATCCATTGTCTGCTTGGAACGGTTATAGCAATTCTAGAGATATTACTTTTGTAACCACCTTAAACTATAATAAAACAATTGCAGAGAATCACAATTTTACAGGACTTGTTGGTTTTAACCAAGAAACAAACAAATATCAAGTTTTACAGGCTTCTAAAGATGGAATTCCTAGTAATGCACTTCAAGAAATTAGTGCAGGCGCTATAGATCCAACAGCACAAGGGTATACTGTAAATTTTGGACTTCAATCTTTTTTTGGAAGGCTTACATATGATTTTAATAGCAAATATCTATTTGAGGCTAATGTACGTTATGATGGGACTTCAAATTTTGCCGAAGGAAATCGATGGGGACTATTTCCTTCTTTTTCTGCAGGTTGGAATATTTCTAATGAATCTTTTATGGATGAGGTAGATTTTATCGATAACTTAAAATTAAGAGCTTCATGGGGACAATTAGGAAATCAAGCTATTGCAGCTGGTCAGTACTCTTCAATATATAGTTTAGGACAAAATTATTCGTATGGAGGTAGTTTAGTTAGTGGAGCTGCACAAACCAACTTATCTAATCCAAACGTAACTTGGGAAACATCTACACAAACCGACATAGGAGTAGATTTAACAGCTCTTAATGGTAAATTAGGGATTGTAGCAGATTATTATATAAAAGATACTGACGATATTTTACGAGGAGTAGCGGTTTCTACAGTTGTTGGAGGATTAAGCCCACCTACGGTGAATTTAGCTTCTGTTCAAAATAAAGGATTTGAATTTTTAGTTAACTATAAAGACAACGTTGGAGATTTTGAATATGGTGCTAGCATTAATTTGACTACTATTAACAATAAGGTAACCAAATTACCTACACCACAAATTGGTAGCAGAAGATTGGTAGAAGGGAGTTCAATTAACGAGTGGTTTGCTATTAAAATGTTAGGGATTTTTCAAGAAGGAGATGATATTGCCAATAGTGCACAACCTACAGCACAACCAGGAGATATTAGGTTTGAAGATTTTAACGAGGATGGTAAAATAGATAATGATGATAGACAGGCGGCGGGTCAATCAATACCTGATTTAATTTATGGTTTTGATTTGTCACTTGCTTACAAAGGTTTTGATTTTTCTATGCTTTGGCAAGGAGTAGAAGGTATTAAGGCAATAACAGAAGAAGAACAGAAACCGTTTTTTAATAATGCGGGAATTCCAAAATTTTGGGCAGAAAATTCTTGGACGCCAGAAAACCCTAGTAATCAATATCCAAGATTGGTAAGATCTAGTAATTATGTTAATAACATCTGGAGATTTTCTGATTTTTTACTTGAAGATGCTTCTTTTTTACGATTAAAAAACGTTCAATTAGGGTATTCACTACCTACTCAACTTTTAGATAAATTAAAATTAGATAAACTAAGAATTTATGTGAATACTACTAATCCTTTAACGATTACTAAATATAGAGGGTTAGATCCAGAGAAAAATCCTGCCGCAGGTAGAGGTTCTTATTCAAATGTTCAAGTATTATCATTAGGTGTTAATATTTCTTTATAA
- a CDS encoding AraC family transcriptional regulator, which produces MKANFRKLEKPTESAFHIKKDVRTSFDDKWHFHEMLELVVILKGSGKRFVGDSIETFSKGDVILVGKKLPHVWRSNPQKKKNSLKMKCSSIIIQFSPDFLGTTFLNLSESDKLKKLFKNAEMGISFQNETRKKLIEKIKRLIELEGMERLLFFLDILHFSSKSEEYSLLASPLFKETIFKSDLKINNVFEYIMDNFSNSITLDEVAQVASMNKTAFCRYFKKRTKKTFSSFLNEIRIGYACKLIREEKYNITEAAYLSGYNSPSHFNKQFRLIKKTSPTEFYKNSQGI; this is translated from the coding sequence ATGAAGGCGAATTTTAGAAAATTAGAAAAACCTACCGAAAGCGCCTTTCATATTAAAAAAGATGTTAGAACTTCTTTTGATGATAAATGGCATTTTCATGAAATGTTAGAACTTGTTGTAATACTAAAGGGAAGTGGAAAACGGTTTGTTGGAGATTCAATTGAAACTTTTTCTAAGGGAGATGTTATTTTAGTAGGAAAAAAGTTACCTCATGTTTGGAGAAGCAATCCTCAAAAAAAGAAGAATTCTTTAAAAATGAAATGTTCTTCTATTATTATTCAATTCTCTCCTGATTTTTTAGGAACAACATTTTTAAACCTTTCTGAATCAGATAAACTAAAAAAACTTTTTAAAAATGCCGAAATGGGTATTTCATTTCAAAATGAAACAAGAAAAAAATTAATAGAAAAAATTAAAAGACTCATAGAGCTAGAAGGGATGGAGCGTTTATTGTTTTTTCTTGATATTTTACATTTTTCTTCTAAATCTGAAGAGTATTCATTACTTGCTTCTCCGTTATTTAAAGAGACTATTTTTAAAAGCGATTTAAAAATTAATAATGTGTTCGAATATATAATGGATAATTTTTCGAACTCCATTACGCTTGATGAAGTTGCACAAGTTGCTTCAATGAATAAAACTGCTTTTTGTAGATATTTTAAAAAAAGAACTAAAAAAACTTTTTCTTCCTTTTTAAATGAAATTAGAATTGGTTACGCTTGTAAATTAATAAGAGAAGAAAAGTATAATATTACTGAAGCTGCATATTTAAGCGGTTATAACAGTCCTTCTCATTTTAATAAACAATTTCGTTTAATTAAAAAAACATCACCAACTGAGTTTTATAAAAATTCGCAAGGAATATAA
- a CDS encoding SMP-30/gluconolactonase/LRE family protein yields the protein MKNDKKIIKKALLWYNIKANLGEGPLWVTHSKELLWVDIKGGLVYAINAITRVNNVIYKGNKPSCIVQVSNHEFLIADGHKIVLLNLITKNYNEFASLKFNNLNIRFNDGKADPNSNLWIGTMDKNALHNQGSLYLINHKKKISEKLNNITISNGMTWSLDAKTMYYIDTFEAKVYAFDFNEKSEILNQRVIIDVPKELGMPDGMTIDNNGNLWIAMWGGFSVICWNPSSGKIIDKIEVEVPNVTCCVFGGENMDTLFITTARYGLSSAELEKYPTSGSVFYTKMNVSGFNSNYFKI from the coding sequence ATGAAAAATGATAAAAAGATAATAAAAAAAGCCTTATTATGGTACAATATTAAAGCTAATTTAGGAGAAGGTCCTTTATGGGTAACGCATTCTAAAGAATTATTATGGGTAGATATTAAAGGAGGACTCGTCTATGCTATAAATGCAATTACTAGAGTAAATAACGTTATTTATAAAGGAAATAAACCTAGTTGTATTGTTCAAGTTTCTAATCATGAATTCTTAATAGCAGATGGTCATAAAATAGTACTGTTAAATCTAATAACTAAAAATTATAATGAATTTGCTTCTTTAAAGTTTAATAATTTAAACATACGATTTAATGATGGAAAAGCAGATCCTAATAGTAATTTATGGATAGGAACTATGGATAAGAATGCACTTCATAACCAAGGAAGTCTATATTTGATAAATCATAAAAAAAAGATTTCAGAAAAATTAAATAACATTACCATATCGAACGGTATGACCTGGTCTTTAGATGCTAAAACAATGTATTATATTGATACTTTTGAGGCTAAAGTTTATGCTTTTGATTTTAACGAAAAAAGTGAAATTTTAAATCAAAGAGTAATTATTGATGTTCCAAAAGAATTAGGCATGCCAGATGGAATGACAATTGATAATAATGGAAATTTATGGATAGCTATGTGGGGTGGGTTTTCAGTAATTTGTTGGAATCCTAGCTCTGGAAAAATTATTGATAAAATAGAAGTTGAGGTACCAAATGTAACATGTTGCGTTTTTGGTGGTGAAAATATGGATACATTGTTTATTACTACAGCAAGATATGGACTTTCAAGTGCTGAATTAGAAAAATATCCAACTAGTGGAAGTGTTTTTTATACAAAAATGAATGTGTCCGGATTCAACTCAAACTATTTTAAGATATAA
- a CDS encoding SDR family NAD(P)-dependent oxidoreductase has protein sequence MLNINLEGKTVLITGVCSGVGQGVAKVFAKAGCNVAGCGISSKDSQGAKDFFGILKNEGVKGLYLSVDVVSSKDQEALINKTIATFGRIDILISNAGGNVFEGAEQCTLDKWEFNMNLNLKSHWMLSQKCKPWLEKNGNGVIILMTSNHSNYTIPGCFPYNVTKTAIKGLVQSLAIEWGPKIRTVGIAPGFIDTPGNQKWFDSFPDAEVERNKTINLHPVKKLGTTEEVGNFCAFLASDLASFISGSTYLIDGGRSALMQD, from the coding sequence ATGTTAAATATTAATTTAGAAGGTAAAACAGTTTTAATAACAGGTGTATGCAGTGGAGTAGGACAAGGAGTAGCAAAAGTATTTGCAAAAGCAGGTTGTAATGTTGCTGGTTGTGGTATATCTTCTAAAGATTCTCAAGGAGCTAAGGATTTTTTTGGTATTTTAAAAAATGAAGGAGTAAAAGGACTTTATTTAAGTGTAGATGTTGTTTCCTCAAAAGATCAAGAAGCGTTAATAAACAAAACGATAGCAACCTTTGGTAGAATTGATATTTTAATTTCAAATGCGGGAGGTAATGTTTTTGAAGGAGCTGAACAATGTACACTTGATAAATGGGAATTTAATATGAATCTCAATTTAAAATCACATTGGATGCTAAGCCAGAAATGCAAACCTTGGTTAGAAAAAAATGGAAATGGAGTAATTATTTTAATGACTTCAAATCATTCTAATTATACAATACCTGGCTGTTTCCCATACAATGTAACAAAAACAGCAATAAAAGGTTTGGTTCAAAGTTTAGCAATTGAATGGGGACCAAAAATTAGAACTGTTGGTATTGCTCCTGGATTTATTGATACACCCGGAAACCAAAAATGGTTTGATAGTTTTCCTGACGCAGAAGTAGAAAGAAATAAAACAATAAATTTACATCCTGTAAAAAAATTAGGTACTACTGAAGAAGTAGGTAACTTTTGTGCTTTTTTAGCTTCAGATTTAGCTTCATTTATATCTGGTTCTACCTACTTAATAGATGGAGGAAGATCTGCACTTATGCAAGATTAA